The genomic region ATATGACTGTGGATTGGTAGACAGTGGATTTGCCCCAGGGTGTGGATTGTCTCAGTGCATTTTCTCTGCTCACTGATTTATACAGGCAAAAGGGAAAGATTGAGAGTTTAAAAATAGGGGAATCACCCAGTGAGTCAATCACCTTGAGGGAAGAAGCTCTTAGAGCTTCTAACAAGGGCACAGCAAAGTGGGGTGggattttctcctccccttcccatcctaCCTTCAATTAACAATGGTGTCTTCCAGTAGAAGTATATAACCAACTATAGGGTACATGTTCTTGAATACAGCCTTAGAAGAGAATTGAAGGATATTGCTTCTGAACTCCATCCTTCTGAGTAGTCAAGAAGAGAGTGTGACACTTGGGCAGGCCTCAGAGCTGAGACTCCAAGGGGCAGACCTGCTCGTCCTAGGGCAGGGGGTCTGTGCTCTATCTGAAGAAGCCAAGACAAGGATTTTAGCTTGGTTGGAAGCTAAAAGCTCCAAACTGGCTAACTGGGGAGAACAGTGTGTCCAGCAGAGAGTAGACCCGATGAACCCATCCAAAGAATGCACCCACCAAGAAGCAGGATAAGGATATCATGAAAGGACAGCAAGGCTTTTATCACAGACGTCAGTTCCATGTGTGTTCTCCACTTGTGGGCCCCTCCTATGTAATCCTTCCTACTTGCTCACTCGTTCCATTAATAGGTTGTATTTTTGTGGGAGAGCATATAGCCTAAGTTTAATTGGAAGGTTGTTCTGTAAATCTTTTTCCTGTGCTATCCCATAAGTGCCTTTGCTCTAAGTTGTGTCCTTTGATTAAttatggaaaggtaaacaaacaCCTAAGCTCTAGTTATAGGAGTGCAAGCCCACAGAGTCTCTTGAACCTGGGGTAGCTGTCCTCTAGAGAATCTGCCCTCATTGTGGAGAGGTAGCCCAAAGGACTGCTACATTGGAATAACTTGTTACTCTGAATGGGTGGAATAGCTTCTGGAAGGTAAACATGACTGTTATGTTTTATACCTCCTCTCAGTCCAGTGAGTGGTAAAGTCTTCTTGCCAATAGTTCAGCTCTTTATGCAGTTATTTGGAAGTAAGGAACAGAGTAGGCAATAATTTTTTGAGTCAGCTTTGCTCTGAGAGCTCTTAGTGATCTGGGACCTTACGCCCCTATGGCAAATCTCTAGGGATGTTTTGCAATTCTTGTGACTCTCTTATTTCAGGTTACTTTGAATCTTTGACAGCAAGGCATACATCAAAGAGTTTTCATCTAAAATGGATTGATATTTACCAGCTTGTCCGTATTCAATTTGGGACACATAAAAGTGCTCCATTTTTAAGTCAACTGAAAGGTACTTATGGTCTTGCTGCACATGAAGTAGTTCTTAGTGGGTATCATTAGGTTTTCTTTGACTGGTGATACCAAGCACACAGCCCAGGTAGCCACTTGTTAGTTTATCTATAAAACATAGAGGCATTTATCACTATTGGCAGCACTGACTTTTATTCCTCAATCTCTTCAAATTAAGACCACCAAATGTAGTCACACGTGGAAAACTGTATTCCACCTTCAGACCATTCCCATCTCTTTCCTCCTAGGTTTCTGGGTTTTACCTAATTTTTGATGTAGTTGGAGAAgcatatattaattaattaactaatccATGTAAGCAATGAAATACCCTTGGTATTTTCTTGTGCTGTTCTGTGTACCAGTCTAGTCAAAAGCAAGATTTTGAAAGAGTTATTCTCTATTCTGTGGGAATTCATTCACTGCCTGCTCCACCGACATGGCAACCAGAATCCAGGAAGATACTCTACCCACAGATATTAGAGCCATCTCAAAGTTCCAAAGGAAAATAGAGAGAAACCTATAGATACTTTGAGAGGGAGAAATCAGTCAAGGGTGAAATACTCAGATTATTGGAGCTTAGGAGttgcttttttcccttaaatCACTTTACATTTCCACTTTTGTTCATTCAGCACATTTATTAACTGTTCCAGTTGctatggagatacaaagatgcaTATGCCATggcccttgtcctcaagaaacttatagtctaatgggagacatAAGATAGGTTATGGCTCAGTACTACACAAAGAAGAATTAATGAGCCCCAGATGAGTGATACAAatgagaattcagagaaaggaatCACTTCCAGCTGGGGGATAACAGAAGACTTTGTAATGTGGGGACCATCAGAGCTGAAATTTGTAAGGGAAGGGAAGCTTCCTATaagtagaaggggaggagagaagactgcCCAGGACAGAGGCAGCAAAGTGTTTGGGAAATGGCAAGTGAGGAGTTTGCCTACAACTGGAGGGTTGTTAGAGGAGAGAAATtaataagaaggctggaaaagtcTCTTAGtgacagattatgaaggactttgaattccAGGCAAAGGTGTTTGGACTTTATTCAGTGGGCAATGGGAATTCCTAGAAAGGTTCTGAGTAGGGAAGCCCAATCAAAGATTGACAGAGCTGTCAGCCTTTGCcgggagagaagatggaaggaggcAGCCAAGCTGTTAAGAGCCTATTGCACATCATCCAGGATTTAGGTAATCTGAGCCTGAAATTGAGTAGTGACCATTAAAAAGGATGGATTCAAGAGATATTTCAGGGAAGGAATTaataggatttggcaactgattagatgtgaGATTCAAGGAGAAAGTGAAGTCAAAGGTAGCTTTGAGGCTTTGACCCCAGGTGACTGGTGAGTCAAGAGAAAGGTATAAACAACTCAGGGCACAGTGAAAGCACCAATTTGATACCAGCAGCATCTAGGAAGCCACTTTGAATGTCTGTTTAGAGAGATACTGCCTTTCCAAACATTCCAATCTTTAACATTGACTCTTAAAACTAAAAACATTCCTATCATTAATTTCCAAGTACTAGGACAGTCTGGTTCAAGATTGGTATCCtctgaaagaaaagcaaagtcaTCTGCATAAATATTTTTCTGATCTCAGCAGGAAAAAATTCTTGCACACATGTGGAACACTCAAGAGGCCTTgttctaattatttaaattaatttctctttcaattGTTTTAAAATACTGTTGTTTCGGGAACCACCAAGCATCAGCTAATGCCGAAAGTCTATAATTATGTGTTAATGAATGACAAGGCTGGCAGTCTCCACACAGGACTGGCATCCGCCAGAAAGCTCTTGGGCTGCTGCTGTTCCACTGAATCGCAAGTCCAGGAATTTTCCTAGAAAGTTCCCACTTTGTCAGGCCAAGGCTCCATCTCTTTACAGAGACCAGGAGCTTCAGTCAGTGATGCCTGATGATCAGGAAACTGATGGATTCATActgttaattataataattataaattcaCAATCACCCTTAGGTTCAACAGAACCATACCTGAATCCTGACATCAGAGTGTATTAATAACTTATCCTCAATGACGCGCCTTCTTCCATTTGTACATAACACCAAACTTGGCTGTCTGGTTTCAGAATTTGGCACAAAAGTTGgtccctttcctttctcactgATGTGGCAGCTGAGATCCACAGGCCAATTGATTTGGTGAGCCTGAGTTACTAATGATGTGCTAGAATCTAACAGTCACTCATGCTTGTTCCAGATCCCTTAACACAGAAAGAGACAATGTAGCCTGGAGTACTCTGTCTTTTAATCTTATCACCAGAGAATGGATGGGATGATATATGAGCAAGACCTCCCAGCTTTAGCCTCTAGTCTGTTAAATCCATTAAGACATACTACCTTCTTCTGCCACTTTCTAActggtgactttgaacaagtcacatcACTTCCTGTGGCTTCATAAATTGGGTGTATTGGACAAGGTAATCTTTTAGGTACCTCATGGTTCCAAGATTCCATGAGTCTTTGATTCTCATTTCTGAGAAGCAAACACATCGATTTAGATTTGGTTTCATTTTGGGCGGCATAGGCCTTGTGCTGATGGCACAGTCTGGCAAACTGCCTCCCCAGCCAATTATTTCTGTGCCATATGTCAGGGGTCAATAAATCTCCCTAAGGCCGGTCAAAGGCAGCTCTCCTGTATTAGTGAGACTGTCACTTTGAAATGGAGTCATAGCAATGAGAATTCCCCAGGGGGGCTCCCTGTGAATAAGGACTCCTGACCAATCCAGTCACAGATGCATGGAACATCAGTTCCCCAAAGACCCTCTAGCACCTGGGTCACAAGCAATAGCGCAGATGTCAGTCCCAGCTGCTGCTGGGGAGCACAGCTGGTGGAAAGCCCCTCTCGGTCCTGCTCACTCCCCCTTCAAGGAGGCTCTCCACCTGCTACCCCAACAATTTACTAAATCAGAGACAGAGGATAAAACTAACTACACTCACCTACCATTTCTCTTGATGTGTCTGGTGCTTCCTGGCCCTCCAATACAGGAACATGGGCTCATCActttatagctggaaaggacttttcaGCTCCTCTAGAACAAGTGAttcgcccaaggtcatagaggtcaGAAATGAGAGTCCAAATTCAAACACCAACTttctctgactccaggtgcaAGATTCTTGAAACCCTCAAAGTTCACACCTATATGGAAACAGTGTAATATCTGTCAATTCCAGGCTAAGATCTGGGGTTTGCTGAACTGTGTTTGCAACAGCCCTCTTTAGCCCCTCTGATATCCCCAACGGCATATACTTAGGAGAAATGCCTTTGCTGCCTTAAAATTTAGCTCCTGGGATAAGACAGCAATCCAGAAGGCTTTTCTGAACCAAGAAGGCAATCCTGGTCCTTTGTGACTTTCTAGTGTTAAAGGCCCAAAGAGACTCCATATGTAGTCTCAATATCACACAACAGATAAATTTGAAACTACTACAATGCCACACTCTTTCTAAAGTAAGTAAACATCCCCTAATAGGGGAACCCTCTTTTCCATTTTGTGATATTCAGAACCCAAAGTGACCTTAATAAACATTACAGGAATACTCATCGATATTGTAtctcattaaaaaaggaaatcagcCTGTGCACAGGTCTTCTAGATACATATGGTAGCAACATTTATATTAAGCCAAGCAATCTTTACAACGCTTTTCTTAAATAGCCTGGTGTATTTGAAAATAGTACATGGTTATTGGAGTTGTAGAGGAGATCCATGCTTTAGGTAAGAGTTGGAGCTAGGTGACCTCCAAGGACCCCTCCAATGGTGAGATTCTATGGCTCAGCTACTGAATGCTGAGATTGTACATACTGACTTGGATCAGACTTAATAAAATTAACTGACTTAATTCAGTCAtatctgtgtgtctatgtatacaccAACACAGATaagcatatgcatatgtatttgtgtatctgTAGATATTTACATAAAAGTCGTGTCTATACCAGTGCTATTTCTGGATGATTCTTATTCTTGAGGTTTGCTGCTTCTGAGTTGGCTATTGAGTAAGTTTCACAATAAATCAATACCATGTTagtttgaacatttttttccttgtgaaggatgcaagaaaatcaatgTCTCTGGTGCCCCAGGTCATAATCAATACTTTTAAtaaaacttccttttttttttacctttgtacaCTTTTGCTCTTATTAATGAgcttttcttttagtttcagaCCGTTAATGGCTTTCTGATAATGTCATCCTGGCCAAGGTGGAGAGACTAGTTATCTGTGATTGAATCTGTGGGTTGGGGTTGGGCTTGAACATGttagaaggaaaaagaatcaGAATACTTCATGGAACATTTTACACAGAAGTTCCAGGAGAggtgaaaagagaagaaggagggggaaaaaactttGAGGCAAGTGGCCAATTAGTGTTTTGGGGGAAGCTATCATCTGATATGGATAATGCCATCCAGGGGACAGGACAGAAGCCTAAGCCACATCTATCTAAAATTCAACTCAAACATCAAGAGCGTAGAGCTCTCCTCTGCCTGTAGGCCTAGCACATCAACTTCCTCATCTCCTCTTAAGGAaattcttctctgcctctttccaCCCTTTCCCCCATTCAAAGGACCCTCTCTCACATTGTCCCAGAGGACTTTGTCCTCATCTAACCTTTGCTCCTCAGCATACTCTATGtttaagtaaatatttttgaattaaaTTGGTGATGATACTTTTGACAAATCTTAATTTCCAGAATTCATCCTCTTTTTCATCATGTAGGAAATGTAATTTTAACAATATTCTTTCTTGCCTAGGGTAAGTTTTCACCTTCTTATGTTTATGACACATTCCGAAAAGGGTCATACTTTTTATTGTTAAAGGCTGGTAATAATGTGATAATAATGGCTTACTGTCCATCCAAAGCTTCATAAGGAGGAGGGCAGAAGGCACTAGATTTTCACAATGTTTGTGCCTAAATTACCTGCAGTGGAATGAGCCCAGGGCCTCTGGAGGCAAGGAATGAAATGGATCCAGATAGGAATTTGTTTGAGCCCTTTGAAGCCACAGAGGCCTGTTCAGCACACTATTAAATGGCCTGAAAAAACTTGCATGCTAACTTTATCCCTATAGGAAAGAAATTGCATTCAGTATCAAATCCTTAGCCAGTCCGGCTTGAAAATAGCAATGCATTTTCCCCTTCTTATCCTCTGGCTAGAAAAGCAAATTGTTTTTCAACTCTTACAAAGGCCAGGTGAGCAACAATTGTGGATAATCCCCAAATCATTTAtatttactgtttttattttatgtttctttgagGACCATGACACTTCATACAAGAGTAAGCAGAGTTTCAGATATCAGCATCTTGATCCCTATCCTCCATTCTGCATCAATATCTCCATCACTCAGTCagtagcacttattaagtgtctgttcACCGCTACTGCTCAGCACTGAGCTCGGCCCTGTAGGGAGTATAAAAAAGTGTGACTCCTGGCCTCATAAAATTTGTCAAAGAGACAAAATTTACATATACAAAAAATGAGAACCAGTAAGGGTTAGACCATGTGATACCAATAAAAGTGCAGGTAGAATCTGGTGCAGCCTTCAGGTCAGAGAGAGGACTAGAAGTGCGGAGATGAGTGAAGAGGTAAAGAAGAAGGGGTAAGGAGTCAGTACAGAGGCAGGAAGGAGAAGGGCCTTTGTGGAGAGCGATGGATCAGCCTGACTCAGATCTGAAAATGTCTGTTGGGGAGCAGcaggaaataagaaacaaaaaaggtaaTCGGGGGTGGGGAAAAGCAGTGGGCCAGGCATAACATAAAGACAGAACAAGAATTATGTgaatactttaaattttaaaaaagagagagggggccAGCTCCAGCAATGACTGCCACTCTCCACCTCTACCTTAGTGCCGTTCGGGCCACACTGCAGGCCGCACTTTGCCTGAAGAATTTCTCCTCCCAGGTCGCGGAGAGGCACAACAAGccagaggtagaagtgaggagtaGCAAAGAACTCCGGTTACAGCCTGTGACCATCAGcaggaatgagaaggaaaaggttCGGATTGAGGGTTCCATCAACTCTGTTAGAGTCAGCATTGCTGTGAAACAGGCTGATGAGTTTGAGAAGATCCTTTGCCACAAGTTCATGCGCTTCATGATGATGAGAGCAGAGAACTTCTTCATCTTGCGTAGGAAGCCTATGGAAGGTTATGATATTAGTTTCCTGATTACAAACTTCCACACAGAGCAAATGTACAAACACAAAGTGGTGGACTTTGTGATCCACTTCATGGAGGAGATTGATAAGGAGATCAGTGAAATGAAGCTGTCAGTCAATGCTCGGGCTCGTATTGTGGGAGAGGAGTTCCTCAAGAATTTTTAGAGCATTTGACTGGATCTCTGGCTGCTCCCTCCTctcatcctctctcctctctctgcaaAGCTGCCCTACTGGAGCTCAGAAGAACCCTGGGGCAAGGGGAGGGACATGGCTTAGGGATGCAGGGCACAGGCTGGAGAGCTTGCTATTGAAAAGAAAACAGCAGTAGACCTGCAAGGCCACACCCAGTGGGTCAGCCTGGCCATCAATGTTCAGTCCCCTGGGCTgggacaggtttttttttaatgtcttgaaATTTAAAACTCTGTGCTTGTAGGACACTGTaaccttttgtctttttttaaaccaatgtAACCACCTACAGTTGCTTTACTAATCGCTGTGGGTCTGGGCGGGCCTGGAACCAAAAGGTGACTGtggccttcctcccctctccccttccttctccccccagaTGTGCAGGGAAGAGAGGTTTCAGGCTAcgcttcttcttttccctttgtcccCAAGGCCTCCTTGGTCCCATCAGAGGCCCCAGGGGCTTCTTCTTGGCTTTCTGAGATCTGCCTGAGGAACTGCTGTCTTAAGATGGCTTGAGGTAGGGGTAGAGTGTGGTAAGACAGTCCCTAATTGTGCCTAGGAGCCCTCAGTAGCTGGAGCCTGGAACAGAGGCAAGTTCTTGCTCTATCCTTGTGGATGTGTAGATCTGCTTCCTGGGGGTCCATTGCTGCCTGTGCTAGAGGTGGTGAATCCTTCCCTACTAGTTGCCCCTGCCAATCAGTGCACCCACCCTTTGCCTGCCCTTCATTATTCTGCTCTTGCACTCCATGTGACTTTTCTTAATCTGGTGACCTCACACCCCATTAAAATCTTTTCctgctctctgaaaaaaaaaaaaagagagagagagagagacccagaaGGCCTCCCTCATTGAGTAGATTGTCTGCTGAAGAATGTGGGCAGGAATCAGTCCCACTGGTGTGAGGATGTGGATGGGTGGTGCTCTATGTGCTGAAAGATGGCATGTCCATAATGAGATCATGAATCAGTTAACATACTACAGCATTAGGCAGTGTCAGGCCTTCCTTGAAAGTCAAGGTGAAGAATTtagaaataataggaaataatGGAGGACCATTGTAGATTCTTCCCAAGCCAATAGCAGCCTGACCTTGCtgccccctctttttctctctggctCATTCATAGTTTCCCTAGTGGGTGGAAGCAGTAATTAAGGGGGAGGTCTTAATTTAAAAGGCCTTTCCTGGTGACTGATCATGAGTGGTATGGAGAAATGAAGCTCCTTCTAGGTTCCATCAAGCTGCATTTGGAATCAGGTAGGTGGTCAtgttaagaaagaaattaaaaacaaagcagTGCTCTCTGATATCCTACCCCATTCCTCAGTTTAAGTATTTCTTCACTTGTGGGTGCCCAAGTTTACTCTTGTCCTTACTACCTCCAGATATTCATGCATATTCTTCTGAATTGTTCTCCCTCTTAACTTCACAGCACTACTGGCTAAACACTAGGATGTCTTATTGAACTTActagtttttcttttgggggttaACGTGGTTCATTTATAGAGTCAATGCTGGAAATGACTTCATAGGGCAACCTGTTCTGTATCTGAATTATCAgtaagttgggggagggggagtttgATTGAACTGAACTCTTGAGTCACCATAATGTGCCCCCATTGGTCCTGGTGGTCTCTTCCAGAGCTGAAAAGGCTGGGTCTGATTCTTCTATTTCCTAAGAGCTCTTCAAAGACTAGAAAAGAGAACCAACCTGTTTCTCCCAAGACTTCTCTTGTGGGTAGTTATTTCAATGGTCTTGAGCTGTTGCTTATCCAAGCAGTACAGTTATTTCCCTTGGTGCTCATAAATCAGACTTTGTATTCCCTTAATGACAATTTTTTCTGTTGCTCATTTATCATAAGTTCCTGGTATTATGATTGCAAACTGTGCAGTGTGCCAGCTTACTTCTCAAGGAAGGGAGTTCTGGACTCCACCCTGGTCAAACACATACATTTCCTACAAGACCCCAAGTAGCACTGGCCTTCCTCCTCCTATGTCATAGGACTGTAGAAAGTTAGAGCCAGCCTAAGGGCCTttgggaccatctagtccagcatcTTCATTTGATggaagaagaaattgagtctcagaagaGTCACacgaataagtgtctgagggaagagTTGatctctggtcttcttgactccaagcccagcagcaGAAAGAAGACCACCTAATTGtacctttttattttctgttacATCTGTTTCCTTTCACTTTCATCTGGTAATTTGGCAGTGGGGCagatggaaagggaagggggcaAATTCATCCTTGGGCATTTTGTTTATGAGTCCATTTTCCTTGAAAAGTTTCTACATTTTCTCTTACCAAACTAGTTAGATGCTCCAGGGCATTCGTATAGCTTAGAATTGACCCTTTTTTC from Trichosurus vulpecula isolate mTriVul1 chromosome 8, mTriVul1.pri, whole genome shotgun sequence harbors:
- the LOC118828520 gene encoding actin-related protein 2/3 complex subunit 4-like gives rise to the protein MTATLHLYLSAVRATLQAALCLKNFSSQVAERHNKPEVEVRSSKELRLQPVTISRNEKEKVRIEGSINSVRVSIAVKQADEFEKILCHKFMRFMMMRAENFFILRRKPMEGYDISFLITNFHTEQMYKHKVVDFVIHFMEEIDKEISEMKLSVNARARIVGEEFLKNF